A genomic stretch from Pelotomaculum schinkii includes:
- a CDS encoding FprA family A-type flavoprotein: protein MKSVELKNGIYWVGAIDWDLRYFHGYITPRGSTYNAYLIEDEKTVLVDMVKHYKAEELLARIKDVADPSRIDYLVVNHIEPDHSGSFLKVLEAMPRLKIVTSPRAKKGLERYYKKEFDCILVDSGDELTIGKRTLKFVHTPMVHWPDNMVTYIPEEKVLLPNDAFGQHIASAARFDDEIGWDIAIEEAGSYYANIVYPYGDQVNKALDIVGQLPLEMIAPSHGVIWRSYIPQLLPVYRRWANNEAPRRALIVYDTMWGSTQKMALALQDGLESAGVPVSVRCLQTNHISQIVPDVLHSRAVFIGSPTLNNGMLPSVGAFMTYLKGLRPRRKLGFAFGSYGWGGQGAKEVAAVIKEMGWETPEELINIVYNPDESELEAVREAGRKLGAML, encoded by the coding sequence ATGAAATCGGTTGAATTAAAAAACGGAATCTACTGGGTTGGCGCGATAGACTGGGACTTGCGCTATTTTCACGGCTATATCACGCCACGGGGGTCAACCTACAACGCCTACCTCATTGAAGATGAGAAGACTGTGCTGGTCGATATGGTCAAGCATTACAAGGCTGAGGAACTGCTCGCCCGGATTAAGGATGTTGCAGACCCTTCCCGAATAGATTATCTTGTGGTGAACCACATTGAACCGGATCACTCCGGAAGTTTTCTAAAAGTGTTGGAGGCGATGCCCCGGCTTAAAATTGTGACCTCACCCAGGGCCAAAAAAGGGCTTGAGCGCTATTACAAAAAGGAGTTCGATTGTATCCTGGTCGACTCCGGCGACGAACTAACAATCGGGAAGCGCACCTTGAAGTTCGTGCATACGCCAATGGTGCACTGGCCTGACAACATGGTCACCTATATCCCTGAAGAGAAGGTTTTGTTGCCGAACGACGCCTTTGGTCAGCACATCGCCAGCGCCGCGCGTTTTGACGATGAAATCGGTTGGGACATTGCTATTGAAGAAGCCGGCAGTTATTACGCCAATATTGTCTATCCCTACGGCGACCAGGTGAACAAGGCCCTGGACATCGTGGGCCAGCTGCCGCTGGAGATGATCGCTCCCAGCCACGGGGTGATCTGGCGCAGCTACATCCCGCAGCTGCTCCCCGTTTATCGCCGGTGGGCCAACAACGAAGCGCCGCGCAGGGCCCTGATTGTGTATGACACCATGTGGGGTTCCACGCAGAAAATGGCGCTTGCGCTGCAGGACGGCCTGGAGAGCGCCGGGGTGCCTGTCTCAGTGCGCTGCCTGCAGACCAACCACATCTCCCAGATTGTCCCCGACGTGCTGCATTCCCGTGCTGTGTTCATCGGCTCACCCACGTTGAATAACGGCATGCTGCCTTCAGTCGGCGCTTTTATGACCTACCTGAAAGGCTTGAGACCCAGGAGAAAACTGGGCTTTGCCTTTGGCTCCTACGGCTGGGGCGGTCAGGGAGCCAAGGAAGTAGCGGCGGTAATCAAAGAAATGGGCTGGGAAACGCCTGAAGAGCTTATTAATATTGTGTACAACCCGGATGAAAGCGAACTCGAAGCAGTCCGGGAAGCAGGCAGAAAGCTCGGTGCAATGCTGTAA
- the rd gene encoding rubredoxin has protein sequence MNEKALFKLTYGVHVITSKKGDRINGQIANTAIQIAYDPITVTVSINKNNLTHAYIKDSRTFAVSVVGQDAPLSLIGQFGFKSGRDVDKFEGINYKLTPNGVPYVTDYTLSYMEAEVLQEVDAGTHTIFIGKVIGAEVLQEGTPMTYAYYHEIKRGSVPKTAPTYSALKEPKPVSEKYVCSVCGYTYDPELGDPDGGIAPGTAFADLPEDWVCPVCGAGKGDFEKA, from the coding sequence ATGAATGAAAAAGCTCTATTTAAATTAACCTACGGCGTGCATGTGATCACCTCGAAAAAAGGTGACCGGATCAATGGTCAGATTGCTAATACAGCCATTCAGATAGCCTATGATCCGATCACCGTTACCGTCAGTATCAACAAAAATAACCTGACCCATGCGTATATCAAGGACAGCAGGACATTTGCAGTCTCAGTCGTCGGGCAGGACGCGCCTTTGTCCCTGATCGGCCAGTTTGGCTTTAAATCCGGACGGGATGTGGACAAGTTTGAAGGGATCAATTACAAACTGACTCCAAACGGTGTCCCCTATGTGACGGATTACACCTTGTCCTACATGGAAGCGGAAGTGCTGCAGGAAGTTGACGCCGGAACCCACACCATCTTTATCGGCAAGGTGATCGGTGCGGAGGTCTTACAAGAAGGTACCCCGATGACCTATGCCTACTACCATGAAATCAAAAGAGGGAGCGTCCCCAAAACCGCCCCTACTTATAGTGCGCTAAAGGAACCAAAGCCTGTATCGGAGAAATACGTCTGTTCCGTCTGCGGCTACACCTACGACCCGGAACTTGGCGATCCGGACGGCGGCATAGCGCCGGGAACGGCCTTTGCCGACCTGCCGGAGGACTGGGTCTGTCCGGTCTGCGGAGCGGGCAAGGGGGATTTTGAGAAGGCCTAA
- a CDS encoding SAM-dependent methyltransferase, giving the protein MGAIKIKEINKIPSSFRDPSGFLFLQDGMIFRQVNKNYQEHYELLMTSNLYQTLVEAELIVPHIETNIQAPMPDIAYKIIKPEAIPFISYPYEWCFSQLKNAALATLQIQKTALNFGMSLKDSSAYNIQFKNGKPVLIDTLSFEKYQDGRPWIAYKQFCQHFLAPLALMSYCDIRLNQLLRIYMDGIPLDLACNVLPFKSWFNFSLLSNIYLHASTQKKYEDKPINVENKNISRIGLLAILDNLESAVKKLKWEPYGTEWAEYYDDNNYSSAGINHKKKLVSEFLELINPTSVWDFGANTGLFSRIASNKRIPTLSFDIDPAAVEKNYLECINKNETNILPLLLDLTNPTPGIGWENTERASLLHRGPAHTIFALALVHHLAISNNLPLPKIAHFFSRMCEYLIIEFVPKSDSQVQRLLATREDIFPDYNQEAFEKEFSEFFRIKQTDKIIESERTLYLMRNITSND; this is encoded by the coding sequence ATGGGGGCTATAAAGATAAAGGAAATTAACAAAATCCCATCTTCATTTAGGGATCCCAGTGGTTTTCTTTTTTTGCAAGATGGAATGATTTTTCGTCAAGTAAATAAGAATTATCAGGAACATTATGAGCTATTGATGACTTCAAATCTCTATCAAACCCTTGTAGAGGCCGAATTAATTGTTCCTCATATTGAAACAAACATTCAAGCCCCAATGCCCGATATAGCATATAAGATAATTAAGCCGGAAGCTATACCATTTATATCCTATCCTTACGAATGGTGTTTTAGCCAGCTAAAAAATGCAGCACTGGCTACTTTGCAAATTCAAAAAACAGCATTGAATTTTGGTATGTCTTTAAAAGACAGCAGTGCCTATAATATTCAATTTAAGAATGGAAAACCAGTTTTGATCGATACGCTGTCGTTTGAAAAGTATCAAGATGGAAGACCTTGGATAGCCTATAAACAATTTTGTCAACACTTTTTGGCACCACTTGCCCTGATGAGCTATTGTGACATCAGGTTAAATCAGTTGCTGCGAATTTACATGGACGGCATTCCTTTGGATTTGGCCTGTAATGTGCTTCCATTTAAATCCTGGTTTAATTTTTCCTTGTTATCCAATATATATTTACATGCTTCCACCCAAAAGAAATATGAAGACAAACCAATTAATGTTGAAAATAAAAATATAAGCCGAATAGGTTTATTAGCGATACTTGATAATTTGGAGTCGGCTGTTAAAAAGTTAAAATGGGAACCGTACGGTACGGAATGGGCTGAATACTATGATGACAATAACTACTCTTCAGCAGGCATTAATCATAAGAAGAAGCTTGTGTCTGAATTTTTGGAACTGATTAATCCAACGTCGGTTTGGGATTTTGGCGCTAATACCGGGTTATTTAGTCGCATTGCTTCAAATAAAAGAATACCGACGTTGTCATTTGACATTGATCCGGCGGCAGTTGAAAAGAATTATCTAGAATGCATAAATAAAAATGAAACTAACATTCTTCCGCTTCTGCTTGATTTAACGAATCCAACCCCCGGTATTGGATGGGAAAACACGGAAAGAGCATCATTATTACATAGAGGACCAGCACACACAATTTTTGCTCTTGCACTGGTTCACCATCTGGCAATTTCAAATAATCTGCCGCTGCCTAAAATTGCTCACTTTTTTAGCAGAATGTGCGAATACCTAATTATCGAGTTTGTTCCCAAAAGTGATTCCCAGGTGCAAAGGCTTTTAGCAACAAGGGAAGATATATTCCCGGATTATAACCAAGAAGCTTTTGAAAAAGAATTTAGTGAATTCTTTAGAATAAAACAAACTGATAAAATCATAGAATCCGAGAGAACATTATACCTAATGCGAAATATTACTAGCAATGATTAG
- a CDS encoding ABC transporter permease, producing the protein MNPHQTHSATPVAMFVSLFRNRRLVWQMTRRDVVGRYRGSVMGLAWSFFNPVLMLFVYTFVFSVVFKARWGLSGEESKADFAIILFVGMIVHGLLAECINRAPGIIVSNVNYVKKVVFPLEILPWVVMGSALFYGLVSTVVLLLAQLIINQSLPWTGVLFPLVLLPLVFAGMGLTWFIAALGVFVRDIGQITGIFTMVLMFMSPVFYPVSLLPKEYQGWLQLNPLTLIIEESRKVLIFGSLPNWHSLCIALLGGLFIAAVGFWWFQKTRKGFADVL; encoded by the coding sequence ATGAACCCCCATCAAACTCATTCCGCTACACCTGTTGCAATGTTCGTGAGCCTCTTTCGCAACCGCCGGCTTGTCTGGCAGATGACCAGGCGCGATGTTGTGGGACGTTACCGCGGCTCGGTCATGGGTTTGGCCTGGTCTTTTTTTAACCCGGTGCTGATGCTTTTCGTCTATACCTTTGTCTTCTCCGTTGTGTTCAAGGCCCGCTGGGGTTTAAGCGGGGAAGAAAGTAAGGCTGATTTTGCAATCATACTTTTTGTGGGTATGATCGTACACGGGCTACTTGCCGAATGTATCAACAGGGCGCCGGGGATAATCGTTTCTAATGTCAATTATGTTAAAAAGGTAGTTTTTCCATTAGAAATCCTGCCCTGGGTAGTCATGGGGTCGGCGCTCTTTTACGGCCTGGTGAGTACGGTTGTATTGCTGCTGGCACAGCTTATTATCAACCAGTCCTTACCCTGGACTGGTGTACTATTCCCACTAGTACTGCTACCCCTTGTCTTTGCCGGCATGGGCTTAACATGGTTTATAGCTGCGTTGGGTGTTTTTGTGCGTGATATAGGGCAAATTACCGGTATTTTTACCATGGTGCTCATGTTTATGTCGCCCGTATTCTATCCGGTATCACTGTTACCGAAGGAATATCAGGGCTGGTTGCAGCTCAACCCACTCACGCTCATCATTGAAGAAAGCCGCAAGGTGTTGATCTTCGGTAGCCTTCCCAATTGGCATTCTCTATGTATTGCATTGTTGGGGGGCCTCTTCATTGCTGCCGTCGGCTTCTGGTGGTTTCAGAAAACTCGAAAGGGGTTTGCGGATGTCCTCTGA
- a CDS encoding ABC transporter ATP-binding protein has translation MSSDDIAIRISNLSKCYFIYDRSQDRLKQYLYPRLQKLMGRQPKNYFREFWALRDISLEVKKGEIVGIIGRNGSGKSTLLQIICGILTQTSGTFETKGRVAALLELGSGFNPEFTGRENVYMNGAIIGLSKEEIDARFDDITAFADIGEFIEQPIKMYSSGMVVRLAFAVSACVEPDILIVDEALAVGDAKFQAKCFRRFEELVSRGATILFVTHSTEQVVRHCDWALLLDKGQIVMRGHSRDIVNAYLDMLFGVERVKRPDSDLKTKNLQIAGNAQNISRFETDKFENRAGYNTYEFRWGNHDAEIFDFCISSGGNLNVTRIETGQPVIMTIWVKFHRRVELPIYGLTIKTPDGVTVFGSNSRDFDNGPLFLAGERGICKVSFTLRNQHLGAGEYLLSFGVAEEQAGEIVPLDRRYDAVCLQVLNHSSRAFGLVDCSMNVEVTAVS, from the coding sequence ATGTCCTCTGACGATATAGCAATCAGGATCAGCAATCTTTCCAAGTGTTACTTTATTTATGACCGTTCACAGGATCGACTCAAGCAGTATCTCTACCCGCGCTTGCAAAAACTTATGGGCAGGCAGCCAAAGAACTACTTTCGAGAGTTCTGGGCTTTGCGGGATATCTCATTGGAGGTAAAGAAAGGTGAAATTGTTGGTATCATTGGCCGCAATGGTTCAGGTAAATCCACACTTCTTCAGATCATTTGCGGTATCCTTACGCAGACCAGCGGCACTTTTGAGACTAAAGGACGGGTTGCGGCGCTTCTAGAACTCGGATCAGGCTTTAACCCGGAATTCACAGGACGCGAGAATGTATATATGAACGGGGCAATAATCGGTCTAAGCAAAGAAGAAATCGACGCCCGCTTTGATGACATCACCGCGTTTGCAGATATTGGTGAATTTATTGAGCAGCCTATAAAAATGTATTCAAGTGGGATGGTTGTGCGGTTGGCTTTTGCAGTTTCAGCCTGTGTGGAACCGGATATTCTTATTGTAGACGAAGCATTAGCTGTAGGAGATGCCAAATTTCAAGCGAAATGTTTCCGACGCTTCGAGGAACTTGTCTCACGGGGAGCGACTATTTTATTTGTGACACACTCTACAGAGCAGGTAGTTCGACATTGTGACTGGGCCCTTCTTCTCGATAAGGGACAGATCGTTATGCGTGGTCATTCACGAGATATCGTGAATGCCTACTTGGATATGTTGTTTGGCGTAGAACGTGTAAAACGTCCCGATTCAGACCTGAAGACGAAAAACTTACAAATAGCTGGAAATGCACAAAACATCTCCAGGTTTGAAACGGATAAATTTGAAAACAGGGCCGGATATAACACTTATGAATTCCGATGGGGTAACCATGATGCGGAAATTTTTGATTTCTGCATAAGTTCTGGTGGTAACTTAAATGTCACTCGCATTGAAACAGGTCAACCGGTGATTATGACCATTTGGGTCAAGTTCCACCGCAGGGTTGAATTACCGATTTATGGACTCACAATCAAAACCCCTGATGGTGTCACAGTCTTTGGTTCGAACTCCCGAGATTTTGATAACGGACCGCTTTTTTTAGCAGGCGAAAGAGGTATATGTAAAGTCAGTTTTACACTTCGTAATCAACATCTAGGTGCTGGCGAGTACCTGTTATCTTTTGGTGTGGCCGAAGAACAAGCTGGAGAAATTGTCCCACTGGATCGACGCTATGACGCAGTGTGTCTTCAAGTGCTAAATCATTCATCCAGGGCATTTGGTCTAGTGGATTGTTCTATGAATGTTGAGGTGACGGCGGTGTCATGA